The following are from one region of the Magallana gigas chromosome 4, xbMagGiga1.1, whole genome shotgun sequence genome:
- the LOC105340677 gene encoding uncharacterized protein produces MDPRSSAHDLHRCELCETAIVQSYCDVCHVNLCKPCIGEHISDGYQKHAIVPFLERRSTLIYPKCRTHEHNKCKLLCKNCANSFICSSCTASEQHIGHTFVEVSHAYKTQKEIVMKDTEELENSISPMYEKIASDLENQLDNLDGGYEKITKTISKQGKQWHREIDIVINRMKTEISEIKVKHRDILQKHLDEIKLIQTLTKETFLTLRELEKSTEVSPVIEYSSKIIEYRQLPPKVQVKLPTLIPKPIDRNKLNTLVGEITPLSTATEEVSPLNQPNTSVRELLDEPELVATVQTAHTRLRNVTFLGKDTIWTSGESNDIKCFNINGSLLQNIKTNSGEWPIDLAVDSNGNLMYLDVSTNTVNKVNNGQTEELIRFQGWRPKQLCVTSNDDLLVTLYSDDRSQSKVVRYSGSTEKQTIQFDDKGKSLYSGNSNTKHIAENRNHDICVADWAVGAVVVVNQDGELRWRYNGHPSVAKNKVFKPWGITTDSQSRILTAEYYSHCIHILDQNGQFLRYIDNCDLEYPTGLCVDNNDNLFVCELYKGIVKEIKY; encoded by the coding sequence ATGGATCCCCGTTCTAGTGCGCACGATTTGCACCGATGTGAActttgtgagaccgccatagtacaAAGCTACTGTGACgtttgtcatgtcaacctctgcAAGCCCTGTATAGGAGAACATATCTCAGATGGATATCAAAAACATGCAATTGTGCCTTTCCTAGAACGAAGATCTACATTGATCTATCCGAAATGTAGAACTCATGAACACAACAAATGCAAACTGCTATGCAAGAATTGTGCCAACAGTTTTATTTGTTCTTCTTGTACTGCATCTGAACAGCATATAGGCCATACATTTGTAGAAGTTTCGCATGCTTACAAGACACAAAAAGAAATTGTTATGAAGGATACAGAAGAATTAGAAAACAGTATTTCTCCTATGTATGAAAAAATTGCGAGTGACTTGGAAAATCAGCTTGACAACctggatggaggatatgagaaaattacaaaaacaatatCCAAACAAGGAAagcaatggcacagagaaatcgacATTGTTATCAACagaatgaaaactgaaatcagcGAGATAAAAGTAAAGCACAGagatattttacagaaacacttGGATGAAATCAAACTGATACAGACTCTCACAAAAGAGACATTTCTGACCTTAAGGGAACTCGAGAAATCCACTGAAGTATCTCCAGTTATTGAATACAGCTCTAAGATCATAGAGTACAGACAGCTTCCACCCAAGGTTCAGGTTAAACTGCCAACACTCATTCCAAAACCGATAGACCGTAACAAGTTGAATACTTTGGTTGGGGAGATCACCCCATTATCTACTGCCACTGAAGAAGTTTCGCCATTAAATCAACCAAACACTTCAGTCAGAGAACTACTGGATGAACCGGAGCTTGTTGCCACAGTACAGACTGCGCACACAAGACTACGCAATGTTACATTTTTAGGTAAGGACACGATATGGACAAGTGGAGAAAGCAATGATATCAAATGCTTCAACATCAATGGTTCACTCCTCCAAAATATAAAGACAAACTCAGGAGAATGGCCTATAGATCTAGCTGTAGACAGCAATGGGAATCTAATGTATTTAGACGTGTCAACAAACACAGTGAACAAGGTGAATAATGGACAGACAGAAGAGTTGATCAGATTTCAGGGATGGAGACCCAAACAGTTGTGTGTCACCTCTAATGATGATCTCCTTGTTACCTTGTACAGTGATGATAGATctcaatccaaagttgtccgttactcgggatctacagagaaacaaacaattcaatttgatgataAAGGTAAATCTCTGTACTCGGGGAATAGTAATACTAAACACATCGcagagaacagaaaccatgacatctgtgtagctgactggGCGGttggtgcagtagtggtggttaatcaggaCGGGGAACTCAGATGGAGGTACAATGGTCATCCCTCAGTTGCCAAGAACAAAGTATTTAAACCCTGgggtatcacaacagacagtcagagtcgtaTCCTGACAGCAGAATATTACAGCCATTGCatccacattctggatcagaatggacagtttctccgttacattgataactgtgatctggAGTATCCTactggtttatgtgtggacaataatgacaatctgtttgtgtgTGAGTTATACAAAGGCATCGTAAAGGAAATCAAATACTAA